One Vicinamibacterales bacterium DNA window includes the following coding sequences:
- a CDS encoding carboxypeptidase-like regulatory domain-containing protein: MRPLRTAITVLALAVCTASHGLAQTQRGTVTGRVTDGSGGALPGTTVTFQAGDPRAVPVATVTDEVGQYLSPPLPPGTYAVTVELSGFAPDARRGVVVREGDVIVLEHSLTVAAVTESVEVVATAPVAPPPVPPLTLEPPVAPKVVPVPKELLASVCGPGRPVDSPLSIGRLLAARDEPRRSIFGNGDVLVLDVGTDIGLVPGQNLVVRRRFRIGDKSLSLAHAEFGEQTAGLVQVVETSPLTSIAVVVYTCGELFAGDAVEPFDALPVLTAAATGAPRYDDPAHIVLGEHGQTLGAARQLMVIDRGTAQGAARGQRLTVFRRALGDRGPVQAIADAVIVAVRPDSATIRIERTRDAVSVGDYVALHR, encoded by the coding sequence ATGAGGCCACTGCGCACCGCCATCACCGTCCTCGCCCTGGCCGTCTGCACGGCGTCTCATGGTCTGGCACAGACCCAGCGCGGCACCGTCACGGGTCGGGTCACGGACGGGTCGGGCGGCGCGCTTCCCGGGACCACCGTCACCTTCCAGGCCGGCGATCCGCGGGCCGTGCCCGTGGCCACGGTGACCGACGAGGTCGGCCAGTATCTGTCCCCGCCGCTCCCGCCCGGCACCTACGCCGTGACGGTCGAGCTCTCGGGATTCGCGCCGGACGCCCGGCGCGGCGTGGTGGTCCGTGAGGGCGACGTCATCGTGCTGGAACATTCGCTCACGGTGGCCGCGGTCACCGAGTCGGTGGAGGTCGTGGCCACCGCGCCCGTCGCGCCGCCGCCGGTGCCGCCCCTGACGCTCGAGCCGCCGGTCGCCCCCAAGGTCGTGCCGGTGCCGAAGGAGCTCCTGGCCTCGGTCTGCGGTCCGGGCCGCCCGGTCGACAGCCCGCTGTCGATCGGCCGCCTGCTGGCGGCGCGCGACGAGCCCAGGCGCTCCATCTTCGGCAACGGCGACGTGCTGGTGCTGGACGTGGGCACCGACATCGGGCTGGTACCCGGACAGAACCTGGTCGTCCGCCGCCGTTTCCGCATCGGCGACAAGTCCCTCTCCCTGGCGCATGCCGAGTTCGGCGAGCAGACGGCCGGCCTGGTGCAGGTGGTCGAGACGAGCCCGCTGACATCGATCGCGGTCGTCGTCTACACGTGCGGAGAGCTCTTCGCCGGCGACGCGGTGGAGCCGTTCGACGCCCTGCCGGTGCTGACCGCGGCGGCCACGGGCGCGCCGCGCTATGACGACCCCGCGCACATCGTGCTCGGCGAGCACGGACAGACGCTGGGCGCCGCGCGCCAGCTCATGGTCATCGACCGCGGCACGGCGCAGGGCGCGGCCCGGGGGCAGCGGCTCACGGTGTTCCGTCGCGCGCTGGGCGATCGCGGTCCGGTGCAGGCGATCGCGGACGCCGTCATCGTCGCCGTGCGGCCAGACTCGGCCACGATCCGCATCGAGCGGACGCGCGATGCCGTGAGCGTCGGCGACTACGTCGCCCTGCATCGCTAG
- a CDS encoding aldo/keto reductase: MNTRPIPSSGEALPVVGVGTYVGFDVAPGSERYAALPGVLEALLGAGGTVVDSSPMYGRAERTTGELLAARSPRPPVFLATKVWTSGREAGIAQMEASFRLLQTRRIDLMQVHNLVDWQTHLPTLRRWKDEGRLRYVGISHYTPSAYDAVEAVLRAERLDFLQINYAVDDRAAEARLLPLARDRGVAVLVNRPFGGGDLLGRLRGAPLPGWAGDVGASSWAQLALKFVLAHPAVTCAIPGTGNPRNMADNAAAGSGPLLTERQRRDLISAVGR, from the coding sequence ATGAACACCCGGCCCATCCCGTCGAGCGGCGAGGCCCTGCCAGTCGTCGGCGTGGGCACCTACGTCGGATTCGACGTGGCGCCCGGCAGCGAGCGCTACGCCGCGCTGCCCGGCGTCCTCGAGGCGCTGCTCGGGGCTGGTGGCACCGTGGTCGACAGCTCGCCGATGTACGGACGCGCCGAACGCACCACGGGCGAGCTCCTGGCGGCGAGGTCGCCCAGGCCGCCGGTGTTCCTGGCGACGAAGGTGTGGACGTCGGGCCGCGAAGCCGGCATCGCGCAGATGGAGGCTTCGTTCAGGCTCCTGCAGACGCGCCGCATCGACCTCATGCAGGTGCACAACCTCGTGGACTGGCAGACGCACCTGCCCACGCTGCGCCGGTGGAAGGACGAGGGCCGCCTGCGCTACGTCGGCATCTCGCACTACACGCCCTCGGCGTACGACGCGGTGGAGGCCGTGCTGCGCGCCGAGCGCCTGGACTTCCTGCAGATCAACTACGCCGTGGACGATCGCGCCGCCGAAGCGCGCCTGCTCCCGTTGGCGCGCGATCGAGGCGTCGCGGTGCTGGTGAACCGGCCCTTCGGCGGAGGCGACCTCCTCGGGCGCCTTCGCGGCGCACCCCTGCCAGGGTGGGCGGGGGACGTCGGCGCGTCGAGCTGGGCGCAGCTCGCGCTCAAGTTCGTCCTGGCGCATCCAGCCGTCACCTGCGCCATTCCCGGCACGGGCAACCCGCGCAACATGGCCGACAACGCCGCGGCCGGCAGCGGGCCGCTCCTGACGGAGCGCCAGCGCCGGGACCTCATCAGCGCGGTCGGTCGCTGA
- a CDS encoding sialidase family protein, with protein sequence MRRPFAIAAAAVALVGAVRAAGPVEVLPSPAGAGSANYALTTAADGRTYLTWMEPSASGAQVLRFSRLDGGRWSAPVTIAEGRDWFVNWIDHPSFTAAADGRLFAHWLVHTGKAQGSYGYGIRVATSADDGRTWATAFEEGFANVSDYAGFLTFAPSARGLDAVFLTPLAPDDGTVDEAHAVKTLGAVRFDEAGRAGTREVIDPDVCSCCSTDMAITSEGPIAVYRDHLPGEIRDISIVRKVGGRWTPPAPVHRDGWVIAACPTNGPAVAARERDAAVAWFTAAGDRPRVTVAFSTDAGASFGAPVRVDDGTPAGWADVLLLDRDRALVSWLERTGTGTGEVRVREVTPAGVEPAIVVAPASSGRATGVPMLARSGDQAIVAWRDGTVRTARLALPSRSSARH encoded by the coding sequence ATGCGTCGTCCATTCGCGATTGCGGCGGCCGCCGTGGCCCTGGTGGGGGCCGTCCGGGCGGCGGGTCCCGTGGAAGTCCTGCCGTCGCCGGCCGGGGCCGGCAGCGCCAACTACGCGTTGACCACGGCCGCCGACGGGCGCACGTACCTGACGTGGATGGAGCCGTCGGCGTCTGGCGCGCAGGTGCTGCGCTTCTCGCGGCTCGACGGCGGCCGGTGGAGCGCGCCGGTCACGATCGCCGAGGGCCGCGACTGGTTCGTGAACTGGATCGACCATCCGTCGTTCACGGCCGCCGCCGACGGCCGCCTCTTCGCGCACTGGCTGGTGCACACGGGCAAGGCGCAGGGCAGCTACGGGTACGGCATCCGCGTCGCCACCTCCGCCGACGACGGACGGACGTGGGCCACGGCCTTCGAGGAAGGCTTCGCCAACGTGTCGGATTACGCCGGCTTCCTCACCTTCGCGCCGTCCGCGCGCGGCCTCGACGCGGTGTTCCTGACGCCGCTGGCGCCCGACGACGGCACGGTGGACGAGGCCCATGCCGTGAAGACGCTCGGCGCGGTCCGCTTCGACGAGGCCGGGCGCGCCGGCACGCGCGAGGTGATCGACCCCGACGTGTGCTCGTGCTGCAGCACCGACATGGCGATCACGTCCGAAGGCCCGATCGCCGTGTATCGCGATCACCTGCCCGGCGAGATCCGCGACATTTCGATCGTCCGGAAGGTCGGCGGCCGCTGGACGCCCCCGGCGCCCGTCCACCGCGATGGCTGGGTGATCGCCGCGTGTCCCACCAACGGCCCCGCCGTGGCGGCGCGCGAGCGCGATGCCGCCGTGGCGTGGTTCACGGCCGCGGGCGATCGTCCGCGGGTCACGGTGGCGTTCTCGACCGACGCGGGCGCCAGCTTCGGAGCGCCCGTGCGCGTGGACGACGGCACCCCGGCGGGGTGGGCGGACGTGCTGCTGCTGGATCGCGACCGGGCGCTCGTCAGCTGGCTCGAACGCACGGGCACGGGCACCGGCGAGGTGCGCGTGCGCGAGGTCACGCCGGCGGGCGTCGAGCCGGCCATCGTCGTGGCGCCGGCCTCGAGCGGGCGCGCGACCGGCGTGCCGATGCTGGCGCGCTCCGGGGACCAGGCGATCGTGGCCTGGCGCGACGGCACGGTCAGGACCGCGCGTCTCGCCCTGCCGTCCAGGTCATCGGCTCGACACTGA
- a CDS encoding methyltransferase domain-containing protein produces the protein MTTSGEWNADAYHRVSSPQTTWGEKVLARLALAGDERAIDAGCGSGRLTASLAARLPNGHVLAIDRSANMLAVARTNLRPVFGRRVSYVRAALPLVPVQGWADVVFSTATFHWIDDHAALFAHLFAALAPGGRLHAQCGGGPNLARAHALAEDVMQRPAFAPFFTGWTGVWRFASAEDTSDRLRAAGFQDVRTDLEEAPTTLATADDYRAFVTTVIYHPHLARLPLDRHGPFIDEITALAAEGTPPFTLDYWRLNMTARRP, from the coding sequence ATGACGACGTCCGGGGAGTGGAACGCGGACGCCTATCACCGGGTGTCGTCCCCACAGACGACCTGGGGCGAAAAAGTACTGGCGCGGCTGGCGCTCGCCGGCGACGAGCGCGCCATCGATGCCGGATGCGGCAGCGGCCGGCTCACGGCGTCGCTGGCGGCGCGGCTGCCGAACGGGCACGTCCTGGCGATCGATCGCTCCGCGAACATGCTGGCGGTGGCGCGGACGAACCTCCGGCCGGTATTCGGGCGGCGGGTGTCGTACGTGCGCGCCGCGCTGCCGCTCGTGCCCGTGCAGGGCTGGGCCGACGTCGTCTTCAGCACGGCGACGTTCCACTGGATCGACGATCATGCGGCCCTCTTCGCGCACCTCTTCGCCGCGCTCGCGCCGGGTGGGCGGCTGCACGCGCAGTGCGGGGGCGGTCCCAATCTGGCGCGCGCGCACGCCCTGGCCGAGGACGTGATGCAGCGCCCGGCGTTCGCCCCCTTCTTCACCGGCTGGACCGGCGTGTGGCGGTTCGCCTCGGCGGAGGACACGAGCGACCGGCTCCGCGCCGCTGGCTTTCAGGACGTGCGCACGGACCTCGAAGAGGCCCCGACGACGCTGGCCACGGCCGACGACTACCGCGCCTTCGTGACGACCGTCATCTACCATCCGCACCTGGCGCGGCTGCCGCTGGATCGCCACGGCCCGTTCATCGACGAGATCACGGCGCTGGCCGCGGAGGGCACGCCGCCCTTCACCCTCGACTACTGGCGCCTGAACATGACCGCCCGGCGCCCCTGA